One Brachyspira pilosicoli P43/6/78 genomic window carries:
- a CDS encoding ABC transporter substrate-binding protein, with product MKKLFFSFALVSMCFYSLNGQTLDTSKLDLNYYQKFKDKNMSLNVYNWGEYISDGSDESMDINKEFEELTGIKVNYSTFASNEELYVKLKVGGIAYDIIIPSDYMIAKLIKENLIQKINFNNIPAAKNIDSRFYKQLYDPTGEYSIAYTWGVNGIIYNTKKVTEDIVDWNILFNDKYKGQILMYYNPRDAFGVAQAYLNYSLNTTNEMELRETARILKEQKPLVQAYVMDEIYDKMESGEAALGVYYAGDSLSMIDNNPDLKFVIPEKGANLFVDAICIPSNAQNVEAAELYINFLCEAEVALANIEYINYGSPNNAAINIMSDEVKNNPLIYPPAEVLDNCEVYITLPDETNLLMEELWNEILSDDSTYGGWVVPISLIVVVALCVAIIVLRKKKRREN from the coding sequence ATGAAAAAATTATTTTTTAGTTTTGCATTAGTTTCTATGTGTTTTTATTCATTGAATGGACAAACACTTGATACTAGCAAGCTCGATTTAAACTACTATCAGAAGTTTAAAGATAAGAATATGTCTTTAAACGTATACAACTGGGGCGAGTATATATCTGATGGTTCTGATGAATCTATGGATATTAACAAAGAGTTTGAAGAGCTTACAGGTATAAAAGTAAATTATTCAACTTTTGCTTCAAATGAAGAGCTTTATGTAAAATTAAAAGTTGGCGGCATTGCTTATGATATAATAATACCTTCAGATTATATGATAGCAAAATTGATAAAAGAAAATCTTATACAAAAGATAAATTTCAATAACATACCAGCTGCTAAAAATATAGACAGCAGATTTTATAAACAACTCTATGACCCAACAGGTGAATATTCTATAGCATATACTTGGGGGGTAAATGGAATAATATATAATACAAAAAAAGTAACAGAAGATATAGTAGATTGGAATATACTTTTTAATGATAAATATAAAGGTCAAATACTTATGTATTATAATCCAAGAGATGCTTTTGGAGTAGCACAGGCTTATTTAAACTATTCATTAAACACTACTAATGAAATGGAATTAAGAGAGACTGCAAGAATATTAAAAGAGCAAAAACCTTTAGTTCAGGCTTATGTAATGGACGAAATATATGATAAAATGGAGTCAGGTGAGGCTGCACTTGGTGTTTATTATGCTGGAGATTCTCTTTCTATGATAGACAATAATCCTGATTTAAAATTTGTTATACCAGAGAAGGGAGCTAATTTATTTGTAGATGCTATATGTATACCTTCAAATGCTCAAAATGTTGAGGCTGCTGAACTTTATATAAATTTCTTATGTGAGGCAGAGGTTGCTTTAGCTAATATAGAATATATAAATTATGGTTCTCCTAATAATGCTGCTATAAATATTATGAGCGATGAGGTAAAAAATAATCCTTTAATATATCCGCCTGCTGAGGTTCTTGACAATTGTGAAGTTTATATAACATTACCAGATGAAACAAACTTGCTTATGGAAGAGCTTTGGAATGAGATATTATCAGATGATTCAACTTACGGCGGTTGGGTTGTTCCTATATCTTTGATTGTAGTTGTAGCTTTATGCGTAGCTATAATAGTTTTGAGAAAGAAAAAGAGAAGAGAAAATTAA
- a CDS encoding ABC transporter ATP-binding protein, producing MGDNIIVSLKNINVSYGENTILENLNLDIKDKEFLTLLGPSGCGKTTILRTIAGFVKPDSGEVLFDGKVINNTQPYKREVNTVFQRYALFPHLNVFENIAFGLNLKKVPKAEIKDRVHQMLKMVNLENYGNRNINNLSGGQQQRVAIARALINKPRVLLLDEPLGALDLKLRKEMQIELKKIQQSLEITFVYVTHDQEEALTMSDTVAVMKDGEILQIGTPQDIYNEPKNAFIADFIGESNIIDGIMHEDYLVEFAGYVFNCVDKGFEKLEKVDVVIRPEDIIVVPADNANISGLVESAIFKGVHYEMILDAHGYKWIIHSTEKWEAGTEIGIDVAKENIHIMKREEEEVLL from the coding sequence ATGGGCGATAATATTATCGTATCTTTAAAAAATATCAATGTATCTTATGGTGAAAATACCATACTTGAAAATCTCAATTTAGACATAAAAGATAAAGAGTTTCTCACTCTATTAGGACCTTCAGGCTGCGGTAAAACAACTATACTTAGAACTATAGCAGGTTTTGTTAAGCCAGATTCTGGAGAGGTATTGTTTGACGGTAAGGTGATAAATAATACTCAGCCCTACAAAAGGGAAGTAAATACTGTTTTTCAAAGATATGCTTTGTTTCCGCATCTTAATGTGTTTGAAAACATTGCTTTTGGTCTTAATCTCAAAAAGGTTCCTAAAGCAGAGATTAAAGATAGAGTTCATCAAATGCTCAAGATGGTGAACTTAGAAAATTATGGAAATAGAAATATTAATAATTTATCAGGTGGTCAGCAGCAGAGGGTAGCTATTGCAAGGGCTTTAATAAACAAGCCTAGAGTTTTGCTTCTTGATGAACCTTTGGGGGCATTGGATTTAAAACTTAGAAAAGAGATGCAAATAGAGCTTAAAAAAATTCAGCAGTCATTAGAAATTACTTTTGTATATGTTACTCATGACCAAGAAGAAGCTTTAACTATGAGCGATACAGTGGCAGTTATGAAAGACGGTGAAATACTTCAGATTGGCACTCCTCAAGATATATACAATGAACCAAAAAATGCATTCATAGCAGATTTTATTGGAGAGAGCAATATTATAGACGGTATTATGCATGAAGATTATTTGGTTGAGTTTGCTGGTTATGTATTTAATTGTGTTGATAAGGGTTTTGAAAAGTTAGAGAAAGTTGATGTTGTTATTCGTCCGGAAGATATAATAGTAGTGCCTGCTGATAATGCTAATATATCTGGACTTGTGGAATCTGCTATATTTAAAGGTGTTCATTATGAGATGATACTCGATGCTCATGGTTATAAATGGATTATACATTCTACAGAAAAATGGGAAGCTGGTACTGAGATTGGTATTGATGTAGCTAAAGAAAATATTCATATAATGAAAAGAGAGGAAGAGGAGGTACTTTTATGA
- a CDS encoding ABC transporter permease yields the protein MKTKIPAIPYLIWTLVFILVPLVLVIYFAFTNQRGDFTIKNFADVSTFAPVIMRSVMLAFVSTLVCLILAYPLSYYISRQNKTVQHALIMLVMLPMWMNFLLRTYAWMTILEQNGLINKALIFFGLSPVKLINTQWAVLIGMIYNYLPFMILPLYSVMTKIHKSLIEASQDLGANSFNVFTKVVFPLSLPGMASGVTMVFVAAVSTFVISRMLGGGSNILIGDLIEMQFLGMSYNPNLGSAISLVLIVISLCAILLMQQIDDDDDVEGMLL from the coding sequence ATGAAAACAAAAATACCTGCTATACCTTATCTTATTTGGACTTTAGTTTTTATATTGGTGCCTTTAGTTTTGGTTATATATTTTGCTTTTACTAATCAGAGAGGGGATTTTACTATAAAAAATTTTGCAGATGTTTCTACATTTGCCCCTGTTATAATGCGTTCTGTTATGCTTGCTTTTGTGTCTACTTTGGTGTGCTTAATACTTGCTTATCCATTATCTTATTATATATCAAGACAAAACAAAACAGTTCAGCATGCTTTAATAATGCTTGTAATGCTTCCTATGTGGATGAACTTTTTATTAAGAACATATGCTTGGATGACCATATTAGAGCAAAATGGTTTAATTAATAAGGCTTTGATTTTTTTCGGGCTTTCACCTGTAAAGCTTATAAATACTCAATGGGCTGTGCTTATAGGGATGATATATAACTATTTGCCTTTTATGATACTTCCTCTATATTCTGTAATGACAAAAATACACAAAAGTTTAATAGAGGCTTCTCAAGATTTGGGTGCTAATTCTTTTAATGTATTTACAAAGGTTGTTTTTCCTTTAAGTTTGCCTGGTATGGCTTCTGGCGTTACTATGGTATTTGTTGCAGCGGTAAGTACGTTTGTAATTTCTCGTATGCTTGGTGGAGGCTCAAACATACTTATAGGTGATTTGATAGAGATGCAATTTTTAGGAATGTCTTATAATCCTAATTTGGGTTCTGCTATTAGTTTAGTTTTAATTGTAATTTCATTATGTGCTATACTTCTTATGCAGCAGATTGATGATGATGACGATGTGGAGGGTATGCTATTATGA
- a CDS encoding Leu/Phe/Val dehydrogenase has product MEIFNYMEKYNYEELVFFNDSKTGLKAITCIHSTKLGPSLGGTRLWNYKSESEAIEDVLRLARGMSLKSACAGLDLGGGKTVIIADPKKVKGNELFWRSYGRFIESLNGRYITAEDVNTSTEEMEYVAKETSFVAGLRSKSGDPSPMTAYGVYMAMKASAFKAFGSYNLGGKKISVQGLGHVGLVLCDYLAKDNAELVVSDIDSDKVKKVVELYKAKEVNVNAIYEQDVDIFAPCGLGAIINDETIPKLKCKVIAGSANNVLKESHHGKILKEKGIVYAPDYVANAGGVINVAMENPVYNYEAAKSATEKIYDRILEIFEISDRENISTNEAADKLAIQRIESIGEIHSRYIRK; this is encoded by the coding sequence ATGGAAATTTTTAATTACATGGAAAAATATAATTATGAAGAGCTAGTATTTTTCAATGATAGTAAAACAGGTCTTAAAGCTATTACATGTATTCACTCTACAAAATTAGGTCCTTCTTTAGGAGGTACTAGACTTTGGAATTATAAATCAGAGAGTGAAGCTATAGAAGATGTTTTAAGACTTGCAAGAGGTATGTCTTTAAAATCGGCATGTGCTGGTCTTGATTTGGGAGGCGGTAAAACAGTAATAATAGCAGACCCTAAAAAGGTTAAAGGCAATGAACTTTTCTGGAGGTCATACGGAAGATTTATTGAATCTTTAAACGGAAGATATATTACTGCTGAAGATGTAAACACAAGCACAGAAGAGATGGAATATGTTGCTAAAGAGACTAGTTTTGTTGCAGGGCTTAGAAGTAAATCAGGAGACCCTTCACCTATGACAGCTTATGGTGTTTATATGGCTATGAAGGCTAGTGCTTTTAAGGCATTTGGAAGCTATAATTTGGGTGGTAAAAAAATATCTGTTCAGGGACTTGGACATGTGGGTTTAGTTTTATGTGATTATTTGGCTAAGGATAATGCTGAGTTAGTAGTATCTGATATTGACAGCGATAAAGTAAAAAAAGTTGTTGAACTTTATAAGGCTAAAGAAGTTAATGTTAATGCTATATATGAACAAGATGTTGATATATTTGCTCCTTGCGGACTTGGTGCTATTATTAATGATGAAACTATACCAAAATTAAAATGTAAGGTTATAGCTGGTTCTGCTAATAATGTTCTTAAAGAATCTCATCATGGAAAGATTTTAAAAGAAAAAGGAATAGTATATGCTCCTGACTATGTAGCAAATGCAGGAGGAGTTATAAACGTAGCTATGGAAAATCCTGTTTATAATTATGAAGCAGCAAAAAGTGCTACAGAGAAAATTTATGATAGAATACTAGAGATTTTTGAAATATCAGACAGAGAAAATATTTCTACTAATGAAGCAGCAGATAAATTAGCTATACAAAGAATAGAATCAATAGGCGAAATACATTCAAGGTACATAAGAAAGTAG
- a CDS encoding MBL fold metallo-hydrolase: protein MSELKVSCINTNMYGMNSYIVSVEDEAIIIDIAKLSFGYDDYKKLLDGKKLVNVLFTHGHFDHMSGADDIRGIYKDTKHGVHKDDYDFFQDADLNASGYFGSGIKCQSPEIKFNDGDTFKLKDKEFKVIHTPGHTRGGVCYYTEGHLFCGDTIFAYGIGRYDLATGNYAELENSITNIIYKLPDDTLLYPGHDAYGFKLSQRKKMGIM, encoded by the coding sequence ATGAGTGAATTAAAAGTAAGCTGTATTAACACTAATATGTATGGAATGAACTCTTATATAGTTTCTGTAGAAGATGAAGCTATTATAATAGATATTGCAAAATTATCATTTGGATATGATGATTATAAAAAGCTTTTAGACGGTAAAAAACTTGTTAATGTATTATTTACACATGGGCACTTTGACCATATGTCTGGTGCTGATGATATAAGAGGTATTTATAAAGATACAAAGCATGGTGTACATAAAGATGATTATGACTTCTTTCAAGATGCTGATTTAAATGCAAGCGGATATTTTGGAAGCGGAATTAAATGCCAAAGCCCAGAAATAAAGTTTAATGATGGGGATACTTTCAAATTAAAAGACAAAGAGTTTAAGGTAATACATACTCCAGGACACACAAGAGGAGGAGTTTGCTATTATACAGAAGGTCATTTATTTTGCGGAGATACTATATTTGCATATGGAATAGGAAGATACGATTTAGCTACAGGAAATTATGCAGAACTTGAAAACAGCATAACAAATATAATATATAAACTCCCAGATGATACGTTACTTTATCCAGGTCATGATGCTTATGGATTTAAATTATCGCAAAGAAAGAAGATGGGCATAATGTAA
- the adhE gene encoding bifunctional acetaldehyde-CoA/alcohol dehydrogenase produces MTKDTKAKSGNSVLDDLISKAKKAQEIYSTFSQEQVDAIFKACAIAINSRRIPLAKMAVEETGMGVVEDKVIKNHFASEYIYNKFKDMKTCGIISEDTAMGMKKIAEPVGIIAGVVPTTNPTSTAAFKALIALKTRNAIVFSPHPRAKKCTLEVCNIINKVAVEHGAPDGLVGCIEEPTVELSAALMSHPQIDLILATGGPGMVKAAYSSGKPALGVGAGNTPAIIDETADIKMAVNSVIMSKTFDNGMICASEQTVVVVKSVYEEVKKEFLYRGAYLLNKDEKAKLSKVMIIDGALNAKIVGQPAYVIAKMAGITVPEETKILIGEASSISKDEAFSYEKLSPVLGMYKADNYDDAVEKAHSLIVFGGLGHTSVLYTDEDNQKERIKKFYEKMPTGRILINMPSSQGAIGDVYNFRLEPSLTLGCGSWGNNSTSENVGPKHLLNIKSVASRRENMLWYRVPEKIYLKRGSLDVALREYANKKRALIITDGPLFKLGVTDNVTKVLDDIGVKYTIFSDVKPDPTISTVRDIVKTANVFEPDVIIALGGGSPIDAGKIAWLLYENPEVKFEDIAMVFMDIRKRICDAGELGKKAQFVAIPTTSGTGSETTPFAVITDDATHIKYPITDYALTPDMAILDANLVMSMPKGLCAASGIDSLTHALEAYASICSTEFSNSNAEKAIKLIFKYLPASYKEGAENPVAREQMHYAASLAGMAFANAFLGICHSLAHKLGAAFNIPHGIANALLICQVVKYNSNEKPTKQGLFPQYKYPHARERYSFIADMLGLGGKNDNEKVANLIKAINGLKKDLDIPLSIKDYGVAEKDFMAKLDDIVEQAFNDQCTGANPVYPLMKELKQIYLDAYNGVY; encoded by the coding sequence ATGACTAAAGATACAAAAGCAAAAAGCGGAAATTCTGTACTAGATGACTTAATATCAAAAGCGAAAAAAGCACAAGAAATATATTCTACTTTTTCTCAAGAACAAGTAGATGCCATATTTAAAGCATGTGCTATTGCTATTAACAGCAGAAGAATACCTTTAGCAAAGATGGCTGTAGAAGAAACAGGTATGGGAGTAGTAGAAGATAAAGTAATAAAAAATCACTTTGCTTCTGAATATATTTATAACAAGTTTAAAGATATGAAGACATGCGGAATCATAAGTGAAGATACTGCTATGGGAATGAAAAAAATAGCAGAACCTGTTGGTATAATAGCTGGTGTTGTACCTACTACAAACCCAACATCAACTGCTGCATTCAAAGCATTAATAGCTTTAAAAACAAGAAATGCAATAGTATTTTCTCCGCATCCAAGAGCTAAGAAATGTACTCTTGAAGTTTGTAATATTATTAACAAAGTAGCTGTTGAGCATGGGGCACCTGATGGACTTGTTGGCTGTATTGAAGAGCCTACAGTTGAGCTTTCTGCTGCTTTAATGAGTCATCCTCAAATTGATTTAATACTTGCTACTGGAGGACCTGGAATGGTTAAGGCTGCTTATTCTAGCGGTAAACCTGCTTTAGGTGTTGGTGCTGGTAATACTCCTGCTATAATAGATGAAACTGCTGATATAAAAATGGCTGTTAATTCTGTTATAATGAGTAAAACTTTTGACAATGGTATGATATGTGCTAGTGAACAGACTGTTGTTGTTGTAAAAAGTGTTTATGAGGAAGTAAAAAAAGAATTCCTATACAGAGGAGCTTATCTTTTAAATAAAGATGAAAAAGCTAAACTTAGTAAAGTAATGATTATAGACGGTGCTTTGAATGCTAAGATAGTAGGTCAGCCTGCTTATGTGATAGCTAAAATGGCTGGAATTACTGTTCCAGAAGAGACAAAAATACTTATAGGTGAAGCTTCTTCTATAAGCAAAGATGAAGCATTCTCTTACGAAAAATTATCACCTGTACTTGGTATGTATAAGGCTGATAATTATGATGATGCTGTTGAGAAAGCTCATAGTTTAATAGTATTTGGAGGACTTGGACACACTTCTGTACTTTATACAGATGAAGATAATCAAAAAGAAAGAATTAAAAAATTCTACGAAAAAATGCCTACAGGAAGAATACTTATAAATATGCCGTCTTCTCAAGGTGCTATAGGAGATGTATATAACTTTAGATTAGAACCATCTTTGACATTAGGCTGCGGAAGCTGGGGCAACAACTCTACAAGTGAAAACGTTGGTCCTAAACATCTTTTAAATATTAAATCTGTAGCTTCAAGGAGAGAAAATATGTTATGGTATAGAGTACCAGAAAAGATATATTTAAAAAGAGGTTCATTAGATGTTGCTTTAAGAGAATATGCTAACAAAAAAAGAGCATTAATCATCACAGACGGACCGCTTTTCAAATTAGGTGTAACTGACAATGTTACTAAAGTATTAGATGATATAGGAGTAAAATATACTATATTCTCTGATGTTAAGCCTGACCCTACAATTAGTACTGTTAGAGATATAGTAAAAACGGCTAATGTATTTGAACCTGATGTTATTATAGCATTAGGAGGCGGTTCTCCAATAGATGCTGGTAAGATTGCTTGGCTTCTTTATGAAAACCCTGAAGTAAAATTCGAAGACATTGCTATGGTATTTATGGATATAAGAAAGAGAATATGTGATGCTGGTGAATTAGGTAAAAAGGCTCAGTTTGTTGCTATACCTACTACTTCTGGTACTGGTTCTGAAACTACTCCTTTTGCTGTTATTACTGATGATGCTACACATATTAAATATCCTATTACAGATTATGCTTTAACTCCTGATATGGCTATACTTGATGCTAATTTGGTTATGAGTATGCCAAAAGGTTTATGTGCTGCAAGCGGTATAGACTCTTTAACTCATGCTCTTGAGGCTTATGCTTCTATATGTTCTACTGAGTTTTCTAATTCTAATGCTGAAAAAGCTATTAAATTAATATTTAAATATTTGCCTGCTTCATATAAAGAAGGTGCTGAAAACCCTGTAGCTCGTGAACAAATGCATTATGCTGCTTCACTTGCTGGTATGGCTTTTGCTAATGCTTTCTTGGGTATTTGTCACTCATTGGCTCATAAACTTGGTGCTGCTTTCAATATTCCTCATGGTATTGCTAATGCTCTTTTAATATGTCAGGTTGTTAAATATAATTCTAATGAAAAACCTACTAAACAAGGTTTATTCCCTCAATATAAATATCCTCATGCTAGAGAGAGATATTCATTTATTGCTGATATGCTTGGTCTTGGCGGCAAAAATGATAATGAAAAAGTAGCTAATTTAATTAAGGCTATCAATGGTCTTAAGAAAGATTTGGATATACCTTTGTCTATTAAAGATTATGGTGTAGCTGAAAAAGACTTTATGGCTAAACTTGATGATATAGTAGAACAGGCATTTAATGATCAATGTACTGGTGCTAATCCGGTTTATCCTCTTATGAAAGAATTAAAACAAATTTATTTAGATGCTTATAATGGTGTTTATTAA
- a CDS encoding glycine--tRNA ligase subunit alpha — MTFSDLIMTLNKFWSENGCIIQQGYDLEVGAGTFNPATALRALGPEPFSVAYVEPSRRPTDGRYGENPNRLQHYYQYQVIMKPSPENIQDLYIQSLEALGISFKDHDIRFVHDDWESPTLGAWGLGWEVWLDGMEITQFTYFQAVGGINLKPITGEITYGLERICMYLQNVDNVYDLEWGHGIKYGDVHLQGEKEFSKYNFEIADTDMYFRHFKEYEEECDRCLANGCVLPAYDMVMKSSHVFNMLDARNAISVTERAGYIARVRDLMKKVSAAYIESREKMGYPLIKK, encoded by the coding sequence ATGACATTCAGTGATTTAATAATGACTTTAAATAAATTCTGGAGTGAAAATGGATGCATAATACAGCAAGGCTATGACCTAGAAGTAGGAGCAGGAACATTTAACCCAGCAACTGCATTAAGAGCATTAGGACCAGAACCTTTCAGCGTTGCCTATGTAGAACCATCAAGAAGACCAACAGACGGAAGATATGGAGAAAATCCAAACAGACTTCAGCATTATTATCAGTATCAAGTAATAATGAAGCCGTCTCCAGAAAATATACAAGATTTATACATACAAAGCTTGGAAGCATTAGGAATAAGCTTTAAAGACCATGATATACGTTTTGTTCATGATGACTGGGAATCACCTACCCTCGGAGCTTGGGGACTTGGTTGGGAAGTTTGGCTTGACGGTATGGAAATAACACAGTTTACATATTTCCAAGCTGTTGGAGGAATAAACTTAAAACCTATAACAGGTGAAATAACTTATGGTCTTGAAAGAATATGTATGTATTTACAGAATGTTGATAATGTGTATGATTTGGAATGGGGACATGGAATAAAATACGGTGATGTACATTTACAGGGAGAAAAAGAGTTTTCTAAATATAATTTTGAAATAGCTGACACTGATATGTACTTCAGACACTTCAAAGAATATGAAGAGGAATGCGATAGATGTTTGGCTAATGGATGCGTACTTCCTGCTTATGATATGGTAATGAAAAGCTCGCATGTATTTAATATGCTTGATGCAAGAAATGCAATAAGTGTAACAGAGAGAGCTGGATATATTGCAAGAGTAAGAGATTTAATGAAAAAAGTATCCGCTGCCTATATAGAATCAAGAGAGAAAATGGGCTACCCATTAATAAAAAAATAA
- a CDS encoding 8-oxoguanine deaminase: MSSLFIKNASSIVTCDNNDRVHNNSNILIENGVITYIGKEEKNADRVIDASGCFVYPGLINTHHHLFQIFTRNLPQVQNMELFEWLTNLYEIWKNLNHDVVYYSSMTAMGELLKTGCTTCFDHHYLFPQKNSEMLLDSQFRAAKDLGIRMYASRGSMDLSKKDGGLPPDSVVQSLDEILKDCERVVKKYHDPSKYSMSMVALAPCAPFNVTGELMKQSAVLARDLKVRLHTHLCETKDEEVFVREKFNMRPLEYMETLGWVGEDVWYAHGIHFNDEELKYLADTKTGVAHCPISNMKLSSGVCKIPEMLKLGVPVGLAVDGSASNDGSSLLEEMRVCYLLHRLNSSDKAPSAYDILKIATNGGAKVLGRDDIGSLEVGKAADLFMIDMRRLEMVGANFDAKSLFGTIGWKGSVDYTIVNGKVVVEKGKIVTIDEEKIYRLADETENKYLSKV; this comes from the coding sequence ATGTCAAGTCTATTTATAAAAAATGCTTCTTCAATAGTTACATGTGATAATAATGATAGAGTTCATAATAATAGTAATATTTTAATAGAAAATGGAGTTATAACCTATATTGGCAAAGAAGAAAAAAATGCTGATAGAGTAATTGATGCTTCAGGCTGTTTTGTATATCCTGGACTCATTAACACTCATCATCATTTATTTCAAATATTTACAAGAAACCTTCCTCAAGTACAGAATATGGAATTATTTGAATGGCTTACTAATCTCTATGAAATATGGAAGAATTTAAATCATGATGTTGTTTATTATAGTTCTATGACTGCAATGGGAGAATTATTAAAAACAGGCTGTACTACTTGCTTTGACCATCATTATTTGTTTCCGCAAAAAAACTCAGAAATGTTGTTGGATTCTCAATTTAGAGCAGCTAAAGATTTAGGGATAAGAATGTACGCTTCAAGGGGAAGTATGGATTTAAGCAAAAAAGACGGCGGACTTCCTCCAGATTCTGTTGTTCAGTCATTAGACGAAATTTTAAAAGATTGTGAGAGAGTGGTAAAAAAATATCATGACCCTTCAAAATATTCTATGAGTATGGTTGCATTGGCTCCTTGTGCTCCTTTTAATGTAACGGGTGAATTAATGAAACAATCTGCAGTTTTGGCAAGAGATTTAAAAGTAAGACTTCATACACATCTATGCGAAACTAAAGATGAAGAAGTATTTGTAAGAGAAAAGTTTAATATGCGTCCTTTAGAATATATGGAAACATTGGGCTGGGTTGGTGAAGATGTATGGTATGCACATGGCATTCACTTTAATGATGAAGAGCTAAAATATTTGGCTGATACAAAAACAGGAGTAGCACACTGCCCTATATCAAACATGAAGTTAAGTTCTGGAGTTTGCAAAATACCTGAAATGCTTAAGCTAGGCGTGCCTGTTGGACTTGCTGTTGATGGAAGTGCTAGTAATGACGGTTCTAGTTTGCTTGAAGAGATGAGGGTTTGTTATTTGCTTCATAGGCTTAATTCAAGTGATAAAGCTCCTAGTGCTTATGATATATTAAAAATTGCTACTAATGGAGGAGCTAAAGTTTTAGGACGTGATGATATAGGAAGTTTGGAAGTTGGTAAGGCTGCTGATTTATTTATGATAGATATGAGAAGATTAGAAATGGTTGGTGCTAACTTTGATGCTAAATCTTTATTTGGTACTATAGGCTGGAAAGGAAGTGTGGATTATACTATAGTTAATGGAAAAGTTGTTGTTGAAAAAGGCAAAATTGTTACTATAGATGAAGAGAAAATATACAGACTTGCTGATGAAACAGAAAACAAGTATTTATCAAAAGTATAA
- a CDS encoding ABC transporter permease, with amino-acid sequence MIKKILSRTYIAFIFLFLYAPIAILIFFSFNKARGRGVFTGFTFEWYERLFSNNLILTSFLNTIIVAAVSSVLATIIGTMAAIGISSFNKKMKSAIMGVTYISIINPEIVTGVSLMLLFVIMKLKFGFTTLILAHITFNIPYVILNVLPKLRQQDSSLYEAALDLGCTPTLAFWKVVIPDIFPGIIAGFLMALTYSLDDFVVSYFTSGITSQTLPITIYSMTRKRVSPEINAISTVIFTIVLITLVVINIKEIKKEKYLTQLKRKFNKNN; translated from the coding sequence ATGATAAAAAAAATACTCTCTAGAACATATATTGCTTTTATATTTTTGTTTTTATATGCTCCTATAGCTATATTAATATTTTTTTCTTTCAACAAAGCAAGAGGACGCGGAGTTTTTACAGGATTTACTTTTGAATGGTATGAAAGACTTTTTTCAAATAATTTGATATTAACTTCTTTTTTAAACACAATTATAGTAGCTGCTGTTTCATCTGTACTTGCTACAATTATAGGAACTATGGCTGCTATTGGGATAAGCTCTTTCAACAAAAAAATGAAAAGTGCTATTATGGGTGTTACATATATATCTATAATTAACCCTGAAATAGTAACTGGTGTTTCATTAATGCTTTTATTTGTAATAATGAAATTGAAATTCGGTTTTACAACTTTGATACTTGCTCATATTACTTTTAATATACCTTATGTAATATTAAATGTTCTTCCAAAATTAAGACAGCAAGACAGCAGTTTGTATGAAGCGGCATTAGATTTGGGTTGTACTCCTACTTTGGCTTTTTGGAAGGTTGTAATTCCTGATATATTTCCTGGTATTATAGCTGGTTTTTTAATGGCTCTCACTTATTCTTTAGATGATTTTGTTGTTAGTTATTTTACTTCCGGTATCACTTCGCAAACTCTTCCTATAACAATTTATTCTATGACTAGAAAAAGAGTAAGTCCGGAAATTAATGCTATATCTACTGTAATATTTACTATAGTGCTTATCACTTTAGTAGTTATTAATATTAAAGAGATAAAAAAAGAAAAATATTTAACACAGCTCAAAAGAAAATTTAATAAAAATAATTAA